The Acidobacteriota bacterium sequence TCAGCCTGTCGACAAGGGAGAAAACTGTCTCGTCGCTTCCGCTCAGGACACGCTGAGACGCTATCGTAGTACCAGTACCTACCTCAATAAGCTGAGCAGAAATCGATATCTCCGGTCCTGACTGAATAATATCTCCCACCAGCATGAACCTGGCCCGGGCTTCTCTGGCCACTCTAGTGGCGATATCTCTATCAAGCGCCTGCTTTGGGCCCATGCCCATCCGGTTAAGGATATCATAGACCATCTGACTGGAGACAACCTGCATGTACCGGGATTCCGACAGATCCGTTATCAGGAGGCTGGTAATGATCTCTCCCAATCTCTGGGCATCCTCTTCGTCACTCAGATTGTCAAAATACAGGATCGCCAAACGATTCTCGGTGGCCACAACCTCGTCATCCGGCCGGAACTGAATACTCCAGGGCTTCAACAGCACAATGACCAGTACTATCAGAGCTGCTGCCCAGGCCGGGAGTAGAGACCTTTTTCTCGATGGCCCGGCTGAGGGAGATTCCTTGGATTCCGATGACTTAGTTGAAGTGTCCGCGTTTTCATCGAGATGTCCGACAAAGTCGCGAAGTTCCGAGCTATGCCGGAGCAGATTACAAGTATCTCTGAGTTGCTGCACCCTGTCATTGCAGTACTTGCACTCCAGCACATGTACTTCAAAAGCATCACTCTCTTCCCCGCTGAGCATGCCTAATTCGTAGGCATGCAACAGCTTACCCAACTGTTTATCTTTGCATTCGCTCACCGGCCAATCTCTCCTTCATCCATACAACTCTTGAGCATGGATCTGGCTCTTGACAGCATCACATAGAGATTGTCTCGTGTGACTCCAATTTTCCTGCAAACCTCCCGGGTAGTATAACCTTGATAACGAAGGTTCAATATCCGGGCATATCGTCTGTTTGTCTTATTCATTTTCGCAAGACAATCCTTAAGCCTGCCAATCAGCGTTGAGTCCTCTTCCGCCAGGGGCGAGGTGTCCTGTTGTGAGGAGATCTCCTCAAGCTTGCGCCGAATGGATGATTTCCTTCTGTAGTAGTCAAGGACCTCGCCCTTGAGCACTGTATGTGCCCAAGCTGCGAAACTTACCATGATCTGCACCGATCCGATTTTCGCAGCTATTTTTGCCATTGCGTCTTGGACTACGTCCTCGCAGTCATAGGCGTCCACAATCTTTTGCCGGACGAAGACGTGAAAGCTTGCATACAAATACTCAAAAAGCTGCTCTCTGGCCGGTTTGTTTCCTCTGAGAGTCTCTTCGTATAAGTCGTTAATAGGCAAAGTGGTTCCGCTCACCGCTGTGGCCTTGAAAGCTCTAC is a genomic window containing:
- a CDS encoding sigma-70 family RNA polymerase sigma factor, with amino-acid sequence MPINDLYEETLRGNKPAREQLFEYLYASFHVFVRQKIVDAYDCEDVVQDAMAKIAAKIGSVQIMVSFAAWAHTVLKGEVLDYYRRKSSIRRKLEEISSQQDTSPLAEEDSTLIGRLKDCLAKMNKTNRRYARILNLRYQGYTTREVCRKIGVTRDNLYVMLSRARSMLKSCMDEGEIGR